A part of Vulpes vulpes isolate BD-2025 chromosome 15, VulVul3, whole genome shotgun sequence genomic DNA contains:
- the PPRC1 gene encoding peroxisome proliferator-activated receptor gamma coactivator-related protein 1 isoform X2: MAARRGRRDGVAPSPSGGPGPDPGGGVRGSSWGNRSQAPYATVGSVSGGEQVLLHEEGEDSGFVSLSRLGPCLRDKDLEMEELILQDETLLGTMQSYMDASLISLIEDFGSLGESRLSLEDQNEVSLLTALTEILDNADSENLSPFDSIPDSELLVSPREGSSLHKLLTLSRTPPECDLITPVDTLGPSTGSSRVSGVEMSLSDPPWDFSPPSFLETSSPKLPSWRSSRSRARRGQSPPPQQRSDGEEEEEVANFGGQMLAGELDNSVSNIPDFPMHLACPKEEEKTSASEMAVQAAGDESISSLSELVRAMHPYCLPNLTHLTALEDELQEQPDDLTLPEDCVVLEIVGQAATAGNDLEIPVVVRQIPTRPQPVLLDDSLEASPALKLLMPTLESETEVAVPKEDLCPEKERLSVDSQEKLESVCLLKPREVMEPMMPKEPHNTPTNTMLSSQRARKGRKKKSKEQPASCAEGYTRRLRSSSRGQPTMATEVTSQARNVPQEEPQKEVGPPRSRGKPRAWARAWAAALEKPSSGNLESSAGQASCAKEDPLDRYSNLVDSIQANPVPTHVSARANRMPLDAVETDPTEVHPVLADPVPVDPALVDLASANPELVVSLPADPVLIDPVLADSAEIDPTVVVPISDDLPPGDPVPANSAPVDSVPSDLAPVDPVLVKSRPSDPRRGAVSSVQGNPAPRLLLESESLDPLKAVIPEVQEVGGPVKVESSTSATTQEARPRPLSLSEYRRRRQQRQAEAEEKSPQPPAGKWPSLPETPTGLADIPCLIIPPAPAKKTTLQRSPEVPPEACFVPVGPSPASSSPEPPVSKSVASTTIEQVPSQELPLPARPLPPVQPMPPTMPTALPFPPGGLGLTPVLPLPTSGQAIPSLPPPPLQPPSLPMSMRPVPPDPYTHYAPVPPWPCYPPVSPSGYPCLPPPPTMPLVSGTPGTYAVPPTCNVPWVPPPAPVPPYSSSCAYGPLGWGPGLQHPPFWPTLPPPPLPLASVGRAAPPPKVEPSGIPAGPSESVLPGSMAPPLCLGSAGQGAPPIEPTKVEVKSMPASPHMKHRMSSPVQSPQIKAPPCLSAESVAVEEPASERLKPETQEARPREKPLSSVAKAISTPTPKQSTISKLPAVHPARLRKLSFLPTPRTQGPEDVVQAFISEIGIEASDLSSLLEQFEKSEAKKECPPPAPADSLAVGNSGVDTPQEKRPLDRLQAPELANVAGLTPPATPPHQLWKPLAAVSLLAKAKSPKSTAQEGTLKPEGVTEAKHPAATRLQEGVHGPSPVHVGSGDHDYCVRSRTPPRKTPALVIPEVGSRWNVKRHQDITIKPVLSLGSVTPLPPRTAASQEPLDHRTSSEQADPPAPCLAPSTLLSPEASPCRNDMNSRTPPEPSAKQRSVRCYRKACRSASPPSRGWQGCRGRSSRSVSSGSNRTSEASSSSSSSSSSSSRSRSRSRSLSPPHKRWRRSSCSSSGRSRRCSSSSSSSSSSSSSSSSSSSSRSRSRSPSPRRRSDRRRRYSSYRSHDHYQRQRVLQKERAIEERRVVFIGKIPGRMTRSELKQRFSVFGEIEECTIHFRVQGDNYGFVTYRYAEEAFAAIESGHKLRQADEQPFDLCFGGRRQFCKRSYSDLDSNREDFDPAPVKSKFDSLDFDTLLKQAQKNLRR; this comes from the exons ATGGCGGCGCGCCGGGGACGCAGAGACGGAGTCGCGCCGTCTCCGAGTGGGGGCCCCGGACCCGACCCCGGCGGTGGAGTCCGCGGCAGCAGTTGGGGGAATCGGAGCCAAGCGCCTTATGCGACTGTAGGCTCTGTGAGTGGCGGGGAGCAG GTGCTGCTGCATGAGGAAGGGGAGGATTCTGGTTTTGTCAGTCTGTCTCGGCTTGGCCCCTGCCTGCGGGATAAGGACCTGGAGATGGAGGAGCTGATACTGCAGGATGAGACACTGCTGGGGACCATGCAGAGCTACATGGATGCCTCCCTCATCTCCCTCATTGAGGATTTTGGGAGCCTTGGGGAG AGCAGGCTATCTCTGGAGGACCAGAATGAAGTGTCACTACTTACAGCTCTGACAGAGATCTTGGACAATGCAGATTCCGAGAACCTGTCTCCGTTTGACAGCATTCCTGACTCAGAACTACTTGTGTCACCTCGGGAGGGCTCCTCT ctGCACAAGCTGCTCACTCTCTCCCGGACACCCCCAGAATGTGACCTCATCACCCCGGTTGACACACTGGGGCCCAGCACAGGCAGTAGTAGAGTGAGTGGG GTTGAGATGTCTCTCTCAGATCCTCCTTGGGACTTCTCCCCACCTTCCTTCTTAGAAACCTCTTCTCCTAAGCTTCCTAGCTGGAGATCCTCCAGGTCAAGAGCTCGCCGGGGCcaatcccctcctccccagcagcGTAGtgatggggaagaggaggaggaggtggccaACTTCGGTGGCCAGATGCTTGCTGGGGAACTCGACAACTCCGTGAGCAATATCCCAGACTTTCCTATGCACCTGGCCTGCcccaaggaggaagagaaaacctCAGCCTCAGAGATGGCAGTGCAAGCAGCTGGTGACGAGAGCATCTCCTCCTTGAGTGAGCTGGTACGGGCCATGCATCCCTATTGCCTGCCCAACCTCACCCACCTGACAGCACTTGAGGATGAGCTTCAGGAGCAGCCGGATGATTTGACACTGCCTGAGGATTGTGTGGTGCTGGAGATAGTGGGCCAGGCAGCCACAGCTGGTAATGACCTGGAGATCCCAGTTGTGGTACGGCAGATCCCTACCAGACCCCAGCCTGTGCTCCTGGATGACTCACTAGAGGCCAGTCCAGCTTTGAAGCTACTCATGCCTACGCTGGAGTCAGAGACAGAGGTTGCTGTGCCCAAGGAAGACCTCTGCCCTGAGAAAGAGAGGTTGTCAGTGGACTCCCAGGAAAAGCTAGAGTCAGTCTGCTTGTTGAAGCCCAGGGAGGTCATGGAGCCAATGATGCCCAAGGAGCCTCACAACACACCAACCAACACAATGCTGAGCTCCCAGAGAGCTCGAAAGGGCAGgaagaagaagagcaaagagCAGCCAGCATCCTGTGCAGAAGGCTATACCAGGAGGCTGAGGTCATCTTCTCGTGGGCAGCCTACCATGGCTACAGAGGTGACCTCTCAGGCAAGAAATGTGCCTCAGGAGGAACCTCAAAAAGAGGTTGGGCCTCCTCGTAGTAGAGGGAAGCCCCGGGCTTGGGCTCGGGCCTGGGCAGCTGCCTTGGAGAAACCTAGCTCTGGGAACTTGGAGAGTAGTGCTGGGCAAGCTAGTTGTGCTAAAGAAGATCCTCTAGACCGTTACTCCAACCTTGTTGACAGCATCCAAGCCAACCCTGTTCCAACCCATGTCTCTGCTCGAGCCAACCGCATGCCACTTGACGCTGTTGAAACTGATCCCACTGAAGTTCATCCTGTTCTAGCTGACCCTGTACCTGTTGATCCTGCACTGGTTGACCTTGCTTCGGCAAACCCAGAACTGGTTGTCTCTCTGCCAGCTGACCCAGTGCTGATTGACCCAGTTCTGGCTGACTCAGCAGAAATTGACCCTACAGTGGTTGTTCCCATCTCAGATGACTTGCCACCAGGTGACCCTGTCCCAGCTAACTCAGCACCAGTTGACTCTGTTCCCAGTGACCTGGCTCCAGTTGATCCTGTGCTAGTTAAGTCTAGGCCATCTGATCCCAGACGTGGTGCAGTGTCATCAGTCCAGGGGAATCCAGCTCCCCGGCTCCTTCTAGAGTCAGAGTCCTTGGACCCTCTAAAGGCTGTCATCCCCGAAGTCCAGGAGGTTGGGGGTCCTGTGAAGGTAGAAAGTAGTACGAGTGCCACAACCCAGGAAGCCAGACCTCGGCCTCTTAGCCTGTCAGAGTACCGGCGACGAAGGCAACAGCGCcaagcagaggcagaagagaagagtccccagcccccagctgggAAGTGGCCCAGTCTCCCAGAGACTCCCACAGGGCTAGCAGACATCCCTTGTCTTATCATCCCACCAGCCCCTGCCAAGAAGACAACTTTGCAGAGAAGTCCTGAGGTTCCCCCTGAGGCTTGTTTTGTGCCTGTGGGTCCCAGCCCTGCTTCTTCTAGTCCTGAGCCACCTGTAAGCAAATCTGTGGCCTCAACTACCATTGAGCAGGTGCCATCCCAAGAGCTACCACTACCAGCAAGACCTCTACCTCCTGTGCAGCCCATGCCTCCCACAATGCCCACTGCTTTGCCTTTTCCTCCAGGTGGGCTAGGCCTGACCCCCGTGCTGCCCCTTCCTACAAGTGGGCAGGCGATCCCCAGtctgcccccaccaccactgcAGCCTCCCAGTCTTCCAATGTCTATGAGGCCAGTGCCACCTGATCCCTATACTCATTATGCTCCTGTGCCACCTTGGCCTTGTTATCCCCCTGTGTCCCCTTCTGGCTATCCTTGCCTGCCCCCCCCACCAACAATGCCCCTGGTATCTGGTACTCCTGGCACCTATGCTGTGCCCCCCACTTGCAATGTGCCTTGGGTacctcctccagccccagtccCACCTTATAGCTCCAGCTGTGCCTATGGGCCCTTGGGATGGGGTCCAGGGCTGCAACACCCTCCATTCTGGCCTACTTTGCCACCACCTCCTTTGCCTCTAGCATCTGTTGGGAGAGCTGCTCCTCCACCCAAGGTGGAGCCCAGTGGCATTCCAGCTGGCCCTTCTGAAAGTGTACTTCCTGGGTCAATGGCTCCTCCCCTCTGTCTTGGGTCAGCTGGCCAGGGAGCTCCACCAATAGAGCCCACCAAGGTAGAGGTCAAGTCCATGCCTGCATCTCCTCATATGAAACACAGGATGTCCTCCCCAGTGCAAAGCCCCCAGATCAAGGCTCCACCATGTCTGTCTGCTGAGAGTGTGGCTGTTGAAGAGCCTGCGTCAGAGAGGCTAAAGCCTGAGACCCAAGAagccaggcccagggagaagcccCTCTCTTCTGTTGCCAAGGCTATTTCCACACCCACACCAAAGCAGAGCACTATATCTAAGCTGCCTGCTGTCCACCCAGCCCGTCTAAGGAAACTCTCCTTCCTGCCTACCCCACGTACTCAAGGCCCTGAGGATGTGGTACAGGCCTTCATCAGTGAGATTG GAATTGAGGCTTCAGACCTGTCCAGTCTgctggaacagtttgagaaatCCGAAG CCAAAAAGGAGTGCCCTCCCCCGGCTCCTGCTGACAGCCTGGCTGTAGGAAACTCAGG CGTTGACACTCCCCAGGAGAAGAGGCCCCTAGACCGGTTACAAGCCCCAGAACTGGCCAACGTGGCAG GGCTCACCCCTCCAGCTACCCCTCCCCACCAATTATGGAAGCCCCTGGCTGCTGTCTCACTGCTGGCCAAAGCCAAATCTCCTAAGTCCACCGCCCAGGAGGGAACCCTGAAGCCTGAAGGAGTTACAGAGGCCAAACATCCAGCTGCAACCCGCCTCCAAGAAGGGGTCCATGGCCCTAGTCCAGTCCATGTGGGCTCTGGGGACCATGACTATTGTGTCCGGAGCAGGACTCCCCCCAGAAAGACGCCTGCCCTAGTCATTCCAGAGGTGGGCTCCCGATGGAACGTCAAACGCCATCAGGACATCACCATCAAACCGGTCTTGTCCTTGGGCTCAgtcacccccctgcccccacgcACAGCTGCCTCCCAGGAGCCACTTGATCACAGGACTAGCAGTGAGCAGGCAGATCCCCCAGCTCCTTGCCTCGCGCCATCCACCTTGCTGTCCCCTGAGGCCTCACCTTGCCGGAATGACATGAACAGTAGAACTCCCCCTGAGCCCTCAGCCAAGCAGCGGTCAGTGCGCTGTTACCGAAAAGCCTGCAGGTCAGCCAGCCCCCCAAGCCGGGGCTGGCAGGGCTGCCGTGGCCGCAGCAGCCGTTCTGTCAGCTCTGGGTCCAACCGGACCAGCGAAGcatcttcctcctcatcctcatcgTCGTCTTCCTCatcccggtcccggtcccggtcccggtccctctcccccccacacaAGAGGTGGCGAAG ATCCAGTTGCAGTTCCTCTGGACGTTCCCGAAGatgctcttcctcttcctcctcctcatcttcttcctcatcttcctcatcttcGTCATCCAGTTCTCGAAGCCGGTCCCGCTCCCCATCCCCCCGACGGAGAAGTGACAGGAGGCGGCG GTACAGTTCTTATCGTTCACATGACCATTACCAAAGGCAGAGAGTGCTGCAGAAGGAGCGTGCAATA GAGGAGAGAAGAGTGGTCTTTATTGGGAAGATACCTGGCCGAATGACTAGGTCAGAACTGAAACAGAGGTTCTCTGTTTTCGGAGAGATTGAGGAGTGCACTATCCACTTCCGTGTCCAAGG TGACAACTATGGTTTCGTTACCTACCGCTATGCTGAGGAGGCATTTGCAGCCATCGAGAGTGGCCACAAGCTGAGGCAGGCAGATGAACAGCCCTTTGATCTCTGCTTTGGGGGCCGCAGGCAGTTCTGCAAGAGAAGCTATTCTGATCTTG ACTCCAACCGGGAAGACTTTGACCCTGCTCCTGTAAAGAGTAAATTCGATTCTCTTGACTTTGACACATTGTTGAAACAGGCCCAGAAGAACCTCAGGAGGTAA
- the PPRC1 gene encoding peroxisome proliferator-activated receptor gamma coactivator-related protein 1 isoform X1: MAARRGRRDGVAPSPSGGPGPDPGGGVRGSSWGNRSQAPYATVGSVSGGEQVLLHEEGEDSGFVSLSRLGPCLRDKDLEMEELILQDETLLGTMQSYMDASLISLIEDFGSLGESRLSLEDQNEVSLLTALTEILDNADSENLSPFDSIPDSELLVSPREGSSLHKLLTLSRTPPECDLITPVDTLGPSTGSSRVSGVEMSLSDPPWDFSPPSFLETSSPKLPSWRSSRSRARRGQSPPPQQRSDGEEEEEVANFGGQMLAGELDNSVSNIPDFPMHLACPKEEEKTSASEMAVQAAGDESISSLSELVRAMHPYCLPNLTHLTALEDELQEQPDDLTLPEDCVVLEIVGQAATAGNDLEIPVVVRQIPTRPQPVLLDDSLEASPALKLLMPTLESETEVAVPKEDLCPEKERLSVDSQEKLESVCLLKPREVMEPMMPKEPHNTPTNTMLSSQRARKGRKKKSKEQPASCAEGYTRRLRSSSRGQPTMATEVTSQARNVPQEEPQKEVGPPRSRGKPRAWARAWAAALEKPSSGNLESSAGQASCAKEDPLDRYSNLVDSIQANPVPTHVSARANRMPLDAVETDPTEVHPVLADPVPVDPALVDLASANPELVVSLPADPVLIDPVLADSAEIDPTVVVPISDDLPPGDPVPANSAPVDSVPSDLAPVDPVLVKSRPSDPRRGAVSSVQGNPAPRLLLESESLDPLKAVIPEVQEVGGPVKVESSTSATTQEARPRPLSLSEYRRRRQQRQAEAEEKSPQPPAGKWPSLPETPTGLADIPCLIIPPAPAKKTTLQRSPEVPPEACFVPVGPSPASSSPEPPVSKSVASTTIEQVPSQELPLPARPLPPVQPMPPTMPTALPFPPGGLGLTPVLPLPTSGQAIPSLPPPPLQPPSLPMSMRPVPPDPYTHYAPVPPWPCYPPVSPSGYPCLPPPPTMPLVSGTPGTYAVPPTCNVPWVPPPAPVPPYSSSCAYGPLGWGPGLQHPPFWPTLPPPPLPLASVGRAAPPPKVEPSGIPAGPSESVLPGSMAPPLCLGSAGQGAPPIEPTKVEVKSMPASPHMKHRMSSPVQSPQIKAPPCLSAESVAVEEPASERLKPETQEARPREKPLSSVAKAISTPTPKQSTISKLPAVHPARLRKLSFLPTPRTQGPEDVVQAFISEIGIEASDLSSLLEQFEKSEAKKECPPPAPADSLAVGNSGSVDTPQEKRPLDRLQAPELANVAGLTPPATPPHQLWKPLAAVSLLAKAKSPKSTAQEGTLKPEGVTEAKHPAATRLQEGVHGPSPVHVGSGDHDYCVRSRTPPRKTPALVIPEVGSRWNVKRHQDITIKPVLSLGSVTPLPPRTAASQEPLDHRTSSEQADPPAPCLAPSTLLSPEASPCRNDMNSRTPPEPSAKQRSVRCYRKACRSASPPSRGWQGCRGRSSRSVSSGSNRTSEASSSSSSSSSSSSRSRSRSRSLSPPHKRWRRSSCSSSGRSRRCSSSSSSSSSSSSSSSSSSSSRSRSRSPSPRRRSDRRRRYSSYRSHDHYQRQRVLQKERAIEERRVVFIGKIPGRMTRSELKQRFSVFGEIEECTIHFRVQGDNYGFVTYRYAEEAFAAIESGHKLRQADEQPFDLCFGGRRQFCKRSYSDLDSNREDFDPAPVKSKFDSLDFDTLLKQAQKNLRR, encoded by the exons ATGGCGGCGCGCCGGGGACGCAGAGACGGAGTCGCGCCGTCTCCGAGTGGGGGCCCCGGACCCGACCCCGGCGGTGGAGTCCGCGGCAGCAGTTGGGGGAATCGGAGCCAAGCGCCTTATGCGACTGTAGGCTCTGTGAGTGGCGGGGAGCAG GTGCTGCTGCATGAGGAAGGGGAGGATTCTGGTTTTGTCAGTCTGTCTCGGCTTGGCCCCTGCCTGCGGGATAAGGACCTGGAGATGGAGGAGCTGATACTGCAGGATGAGACACTGCTGGGGACCATGCAGAGCTACATGGATGCCTCCCTCATCTCCCTCATTGAGGATTTTGGGAGCCTTGGGGAG AGCAGGCTATCTCTGGAGGACCAGAATGAAGTGTCACTACTTACAGCTCTGACAGAGATCTTGGACAATGCAGATTCCGAGAACCTGTCTCCGTTTGACAGCATTCCTGACTCAGAACTACTTGTGTCACCTCGGGAGGGCTCCTCT ctGCACAAGCTGCTCACTCTCTCCCGGACACCCCCAGAATGTGACCTCATCACCCCGGTTGACACACTGGGGCCCAGCACAGGCAGTAGTAGAGTGAGTGGG GTTGAGATGTCTCTCTCAGATCCTCCTTGGGACTTCTCCCCACCTTCCTTCTTAGAAACCTCTTCTCCTAAGCTTCCTAGCTGGAGATCCTCCAGGTCAAGAGCTCGCCGGGGCcaatcccctcctccccagcagcGTAGtgatggggaagaggaggaggaggtggccaACTTCGGTGGCCAGATGCTTGCTGGGGAACTCGACAACTCCGTGAGCAATATCCCAGACTTTCCTATGCACCTGGCCTGCcccaaggaggaagagaaaacctCAGCCTCAGAGATGGCAGTGCAAGCAGCTGGTGACGAGAGCATCTCCTCCTTGAGTGAGCTGGTACGGGCCATGCATCCCTATTGCCTGCCCAACCTCACCCACCTGACAGCACTTGAGGATGAGCTTCAGGAGCAGCCGGATGATTTGACACTGCCTGAGGATTGTGTGGTGCTGGAGATAGTGGGCCAGGCAGCCACAGCTGGTAATGACCTGGAGATCCCAGTTGTGGTACGGCAGATCCCTACCAGACCCCAGCCTGTGCTCCTGGATGACTCACTAGAGGCCAGTCCAGCTTTGAAGCTACTCATGCCTACGCTGGAGTCAGAGACAGAGGTTGCTGTGCCCAAGGAAGACCTCTGCCCTGAGAAAGAGAGGTTGTCAGTGGACTCCCAGGAAAAGCTAGAGTCAGTCTGCTTGTTGAAGCCCAGGGAGGTCATGGAGCCAATGATGCCCAAGGAGCCTCACAACACACCAACCAACACAATGCTGAGCTCCCAGAGAGCTCGAAAGGGCAGgaagaagaagagcaaagagCAGCCAGCATCCTGTGCAGAAGGCTATACCAGGAGGCTGAGGTCATCTTCTCGTGGGCAGCCTACCATGGCTACAGAGGTGACCTCTCAGGCAAGAAATGTGCCTCAGGAGGAACCTCAAAAAGAGGTTGGGCCTCCTCGTAGTAGAGGGAAGCCCCGGGCTTGGGCTCGGGCCTGGGCAGCTGCCTTGGAGAAACCTAGCTCTGGGAACTTGGAGAGTAGTGCTGGGCAAGCTAGTTGTGCTAAAGAAGATCCTCTAGACCGTTACTCCAACCTTGTTGACAGCATCCAAGCCAACCCTGTTCCAACCCATGTCTCTGCTCGAGCCAACCGCATGCCACTTGACGCTGTTGAAACTGATCCCACTGAAGTTCATCCTGTTCTAGCTGACCCTGTACCTGTTGATCCTGCACTGGTTGACCTTGCTTCGGCAAACCCAGAACTGGTTGTCTCTCTGCCAGCTGACCCAGTGCTGATTGACCCAGTTCTGGCTGACTCAGCAGAAATTGACCCTACAGTGGTTGTTCCCATCTCAGATGACTTGCCACCAGGTGACCCTGTCCCAGCTAACTCAGCACCAGTTGACTCTGTTCCCAGTGACCTGGCTCCAGTTGATCCTGTGCTAGTTAAGTCTAGGCCATCTGATCCCAGACGTGGTGCAGTGTCATCAGTCCAGGGGAATCCAGCTCCCCGGCTCCTTCTAGAGTCAGAGTCCTTGGACCCTCTAAAGGCTGTCATCCCCGAAGTCCAGGAGGTTGGGGGTCCTGTGAAGGTAGAAAGTAGTACGAGTGCCACAACCCAGGAAGCCAGACCTCGGCCTCTTAGCCTGTCAGAGTACCGGCGACGAAGGCAACAGCGCcaagcagaggcagaagagaagagtccccagcccccagctgggAAGTGGCCCAGTCTCCCAGAGACTCCCACAGGGCTAGCAGACATCCCTTGTCTTATCATCCCACCAGCCCCTGCCAAGAAGACAACTTTGCAGAGAAGTCCTGAGGTTCCCCCTGAGGCTTGTTTTGTGCCTGTGGGTCCCAGCCCTGCTTCTTCTAGTCCTGAGCCACCTGTAAGCAAATCTGTGGCCTCAACTACCATTGAGCAGGTGCCATCCCAAGAGCTACCACTACCAGCAAGACCTCTACCTCCTGTGCAGCCCATGCCTCCCACAATGCCCACTGCTTTGCCTTTTCCTCCAGGTGGGCTAGGCCTGACCCCCGTGCTGCCCCTTCCTACAAGTGGGCAGGCGATCCCCAGtctgcccccaccaccactgcAGCCTCCCAGTCTTCCAATGTCTATGAGGCCAGTGCCACCTGATCCCTATACTCATTATGCTCCTGTGCCACCTTGGCCTTGTTATCCCCCTGTGTCCCCTTCTGGCTATCCTTGCCTGCCCCCCCCACCAACAATGCCCCTGGTATCTGGTACTCCTGGCACCTATGCTGTGCCCCCCACTTGCAATGTGCCTTGGGTacctcctccagccccagtccCACCTTATAGCTCCAGCTGTGCCTATGGGCCCTTGGGATGGGGTCCAGGGCTGCAACACCCTCCATTCTGGCCTACTTTGCCACCACCTCCTTTGCCTCTAGCATCTGTTGGGAGAGCTGCTCCTCCACCCAAGGTGGAGCCCAGTGGCATTCCAGCTGGCCCTTCTGAAAGTGTACTTCCTGGGTCAATGGCTCCTCCCCTCTGTCTTGGGTCAGCTGGCCAGGGAGCTCCACCAATAGAGCCCACCAAGGTAGAGGTCAAGTCCATGCCTGCATCTCCTCATATGAAACACAGGATGTCCTCCCCAGTGCAAAGCCCCCAGATCAAGGCTCCACCATGTCTGTCTGCTGAGAGTGTGGCTGTTGAAGAGCCTGCGTCAGAGAGGCTAAAGCCTGAGACCCAAGAagccaggcccagggagaagcccCTCTCTTCTGTTGCCAAGGCTATTTCCACACCCACACCAAAGCAGAGCACTATATCTAAGCTGCCTGCTGTCCACCCAGCCCGTCTAAGGAAACTCTCCTTCCTGCCTACCCCACGTACTCAAGGCCCTGAGGATGTGGTACAGGCCTTCATCAGTGAGATTG GAATTGAGGCTTCAGACCTGTCCAGTCTgctggaacagtttgagaaatCCGAAG CCAAAAAGGAGTGCCCTCCCCCGGCTCCTGCTGACAGCCTGGCTGTAGGAAACTCAGG CAGCGTTGACACTCCCCAGGAGAAGAGGCCCCTAGACCGGTTACAAGCCCCAGAACTGGCCAACGTGGCAG GGCTCACCCCTCCAGCTACCCCTCCCCACCAATTATGGAAGCCCCTGGCTGCTGTCTCACTGCTGGCCAAAGCCAAATCTCCTAAGTCCACCGCCCAGGAGGGAACCCTGAAGCCTGAAGGAGTTACAGAGGCCAAACATCCAGCTGCAACCCGCCTCCAAGAAGGGGTCCATGGCCCTAGTCCAGTCCATGTGGGCTCTGGGGACCATGACTATTGTGTCCGGAGCAGGACTCCCCCCAGAAAGACGCCTGCCCTAGTCATTCCAGAGGTGGGCTCCCGATGGAACGTCAAACGCCATCAGGACATCACCATCAAACCGGTCTTGTCCTTGGGCTCAgtcacccccctgcccccacgcACAGCTGCCTCCCAGGAGCCACTTGATCACAGGACTAGCAGTGAGCAGGCAGATCCCCCAGCTCCTTGCCTCGCGCCATCCACCTTGCTGTCCCCTGAGGCCTCACCTTGCCGGAATGACATGAACAGTAGAACTCCCCCTGAGCCCTCAGCCAAGCAGCGGTCAGTGCGCTGTTACCGAAAAGCCTGCAGGTCAGCCAGCCCCCCAAGCCGGGGCTGGCAGGGCTGCCGTGGCCGCAGCAGCCGTTCTGTCAGCTCTGGGTCCAACCGGACCAGCGAAGcatcttcctcctcatcctcatcgTCGTCTTCCTCatcccggtcccggtcccggtcccggtccctctcccccccacacaAGAGGTGGCGAAG ATCCAGTTGCAGTTCCTCTGGACGTTCCCGAAGatgctcttcctcttcctcctcctcatcttcttcctcatcttcctcatcttcGTCATCCAGTTCTCGAAGCCGGTCCCGCTCCCCATCCCCCCGACGGAGAAGTGACAGGAGGCGGCG GTACAGTTCTTATCGTTCACATGACCATTACCAAAGGCAGAGAGTGCTGCAGAAGGAGCGTGCAATA GAGGAGAGAAGAGTGGTCTTTATTGGGAAGATACCTGGCCGAATGACTAGGTCAGAACTGAAACAGAGGTTCTCTGTTTTCGGAGAGATTGAGGAGTGCACTATCCACTTCCGTGTCCAAGG TGACAACTATGGTTTCGTTACCTACCGCTATGCTGAGGAGGCATTTGCAGCCATCGAGAGTGGCCACAAGCTGAGGCAGGCAGATGAACAGCCCTTTGATCTCTGCTTTGGGGGCCGCAGGCAGTTCTGCAAGAGAAGCTATTCTGATCTTG ACTCCAACCGGGAAGACTTTGACCCTGCTCCTGTAAAGAGTAAATTCGATTCTCTTGACTTTGACACATTGTTGAAACAGGCCCAGAAGAACCTCAGGAGGTAA